A window of Gossypium raimondii isolate GPD5lz chromosome 7, ASM2569854v1, whole genome shotgun sequence genomic DNA:
TAGCCCTCCAATGTTTACAGATTCTATTAATTTGGTCATAATTCTAaaagttcaacaaatttaactactaactttataaattcatcaattgagtcttgattcttaaaaattttaaaatttaaaaattttaaaaataaaactttcaaataatatatatttaaaagttcgttttttataaaaaacacataaaattttataaaatacatacaaaattataaaaaatgaataaccattttttctttttctaacatgaaatttattgattaaatattattttataaataaaatatttttaaaacccacaaaaaaacttaaaccaaattcgaacttttcttttcttttagttttattttataaataataatttatttgttatttttttgtccttCCTTATTCCTCGCCAAATTTATTGAGCACTAGACATCATCTTTGTTCGCAATCACCTCCACTAATAACTCTTACTCCAAATTCATTGATTTCCACATTGTTTGTTGTTGTGCCATCCAAGTAGGAATCCGTAGCGGAGCTGCCGTTATACCTTCTACCTACTGGGTCTCAAAAACTTCATCATCGCCTGTATATCACCAATTGCGCCCCCCCCCTCAAGCTATAGTTTTTGATCTAACCTAAACATAGTGGTCGTTAATgttgaaaaaaagagaaaagctgaATCAACTCAAGTCTTCTTCATGTTTTTTCtcttacattttattatttataatattattattttaataaataaatttcatgttagaaaaatgggtattcatttatttataaatattttataatttcgtatgtattttatatatttttatcgaaaaataaacttttaaatatatatttcttatttttaaaagtttttaatttttatttttaagaatcaagGCTAAATTAATGAATATGTAAAGATGaggattaaatttgttgaatttttaaattaggaccaaattgataaaatctatatataccggaagactaaatttattattatgccaatAAAAAGGCTTCCGTTAGTAATTTAATGgatgagtgaccaaaacattaaaatttgataagttagtaattaaaataaaaattttaaacttgagtgaccaaaatagaaacacGCTAATAGTTAGGTAACTGTTGTCAAAGTTTACCCATTTAtgtattagatatatatatatatatatatatatatatatatatatatatatatatatatatttaggaaTACTCCCGcagggtaaattttaaaataattataaatttagtttaattagttggagggttaaaataattattatcaaaatatttaaatattaaaaacgatTATGTGTAAACTCTTAATTGTATactatttagtttattttctgatttattaaaaaatcttttaattaatacaaaatataagtTCCTTCGATTAGAAACgttaatatttatgattaaaagatttaatttaaaattaattacaggcttattttattttttatagagtGTAGTGACCTGAAGTTAACACATGAATTAGTTTGAATTGATCACCTTCTTTACCTTCATTTAATGTTGAGGCAATAAGTAGTTTGAGATTGAAACCTGTGTGTTGGCCTAATGGTTAAGGTGTTCACCGTCTTAATGGTTAGCTCTtgtaattcacaaaaaaaaaaaaagtagtttgagatttaaagttcaaatcttgctttaatttgagtttacttatttaatttagtgtttataatgaattattatgaGTATTTTCGAGATATCTAGTGAAAGGATCAAATTACACTTCGGTACTAATCACTGAAAGGTTTCTTAATGGGTCACACTTCACTCTAAAATAATTTGGATGTTATGTTAGGTTTCTAGATCCCGTTTTTGAATTTTAGATGCGTTTGCTCTTAATAGAGTAACCTTGTACCtattatcattttattgaaAACCTAATGTGCCACACCCACAAGAAGACGAGGATAATTCGAGGCTATGATTAAATGATTCAATTGTGAAAAGTTCAGACAACTtcgaatttgatttgattatgaTTAGACTATTAAAATTTGAGATCATTCATTCCTTCAATGAAAATGTTAAGCATGCATTGCTTTACCCTTCACTCATCTATCAAATTCCACTTAAGCAAAATGGTATTGTATGAAAGGATGAGGTGAAGTATTCTTGGAAGTGGAAGAGAGCAAGCATGCTGCTGCAAATATTAATGTTGGAGTGAATTTAGAAGATGATAGAGAATCCTAAATCAGTTGTTGCTTCAGTTGCAACTACCTTAACATCTATAAAGCTATCTAGTATTAATAAGGCCAAATATATGAAGCATCTCGATGAAAACTTCACCGATAAGGATGATATTTATGATACAGTGGTAACTATagtgaaaacttttaaaaatgagaattatgaaaattaagatGATCTTAGCCATTCGATCAAAATAAATGATTCTAaactttagatttttaatttgtcttaccttattaaaataaaatcaacaacaCTTGATCTTTCTTGAATATGATGTTTACCTTACTTGAATGTGTTGTTGTgccttttataaaaataaaaaataaaaagtcaagTTAGCTTCCATTTGGAAGAAAATGTAACTTGTCATATTTGATTGTCATCTTTTGACCAAAAGACTTAGACTCTTTAAACACATCTTTAAGGTTTTCTAGAAGTACTTTATTGAAGTCAAAACACGGAGAATCAAGTCAAGTGAGGATCTTTTGAAGCCTTTTTAATGTGgttaagttttttatttgaagAGATTTGTTTTCCAAAGAAGTTGACATCGAGAAGATATTTGTTAAATCTATTCCATAATGAAGATTTTATCGAGTTGAACTCAAAAAGATGAAGATTCACATTGATTGTAAATTTGCAAGccattatatgattatttaagaGAAAGTTTGCTATGGTTTCATGTATAAGATTACGAGCACTTATCTTGTTCACTATAAGGAAATTATTTTAGTGCAAATTATTGCAAACAAATggttctaatggtttaatttataattaagcttTTAAAGAGAAAATCTTACTAAGGGGAGTGATCTAATTTATGTACTAGAATTAGGTTATAGTTTAGTAAGCGAATTGAACTTAAATCACGTCTTATGCAAACAAGTTTTAGTAGTTTATTCTTTAAGTAAGACTTTGCAGACTTAgagtgggtttggatgggcggtgggGTGCAATACGATccatttagcttactttttgtctcacgctatagtatcgctacaatatttaatctcactgccaccgttggttttacactaaccgcaagtaaacacaccgcccatccaaactcacccttacaAAATTTCCGAATTGGAAATTATGTGTCCGTCtcttatttttatactattagtAAAGACAATTGCAATTAGCTCTCATATTTATCCTGGTCCAAGTACTTACAAAGGGCAATTATTGGTAAAGCAAAAGGTAAATCATTTCGTTTTGCCATTACAAAGTAAGGTTCCTTCATTGATGGAAAATCATAGAGAatgatcttttaagaataacaAAGCCAAGTGCTTATATTGCTTAAGCAGAATTTAATGACAcatacacacaaaaaaaaaaaaaggaaaatcaaaatataCACTCATATGTCCAAACAAAGAATATCAGCTAGAAATACCTCACTTTCTCACAACAAATCTTTGGCAGAGTTAATAAGGTGATTTAACCTGTATTGCTACCATCTAATGGTGAAACCATGATTCACAAATTTACTAGTCTAAACTTAACTTGAAGAAGGGCATGCACTTGGCTTGATGAATATTCATTTCGGCAACAGTTGATGGTTACTTAGCTTTCATTTTCTTAAGGATTTAAATGAGTCAAGGGCAGTTAGCATTTCGACCCGGACCACCGTAGTAAAAGTAGCTGCCCCAGTTGCCACCTTTTCCAGTTTGTACATCATAGCAGTTTGATTGCTCAGTGAAAGTTGCAATGTCTTTAGGAACCCTGAGATTGTTGGAGCCATCAACAATTTGAATATTCTTGAAGTAACTAGATTTGCCAAACCCTTCTTTGGGGAAATGGCCACTCCCCATTTGTGTGGATGTATGCTGTCCATCTGATTCTGAGTTTACAACCTCACCTCCCCACTCAATCATGGAGGCACTGTCTGATAGGTAGGAAAATAGGAAAGCTGGCCAGTAACCCAACACATAGCTATTACCAAATTGTAGCCACCAGTTCCCCTCCTTAGGATCCTGCCACACTCAAATTCAtggatatatataaatttgatgtttatgaAATGGTAGCTTGCTTATTATGAATAGTTTCTTACTCATTACCTTCCACACAAGCAAGCTTATATCATATTGGGAATCATGATAGCTAGAAACAGGGTAGATGCTTGCACCCATTGCTATTTCATTGTTGATTTGAATGAAGCCTGAGCAAAGTAGATTATAGCAACCAGTGGCTTGATATGCATCACTCTGGTTTTAGTAATAAAGAAAACAAGagttaaaaaatagaaatgcaTCAAAGGACAAAAGGATAGTGACATGGGGAGTCTAGTCTTACAGTCCAATAAGTGAAGAGTCTAGTGTGGTTGTCTCCATATAAATCTGGGCTAACCTATAGAAGACAGAGGCCAATGAGTTAAATATGGATggaatctaaaataataatgtaaaattgtTGTTGGATAAGAAGGTACCTGCCAGCCTGCTTCAATGCTATTGAGATCTTCACCAAAAGAACCACCCAAGATCCAGATTTGGGACAAGCTGAATTCATTAGGCTGTTGTATTTTGGGTTCCCAAACGTTAATGGTTGCCTTAGCTCCATAGTACTTTTCTTCATCCACATAAGCTATTGCATGCTACATCAAAGCTCCAAAGTCCAAACACCCAAGAAATGGAACATATATAACCACATATATCAGTTCAACATACACCAAAACCAGTTTCATGTAAAAAGAAATGAGGCAGTAGCAGTATATACTACCTGATGGCCACTTTGAGTGATGAGGTCAGGATCTGCAGACTTTGGTTGAGGGATGGTTTTGTGCCTTTTTTTACCAAAGGCTTTGATAGAGCTTGCTCTTAACAAATCATCTTTTCTAGTTCTCCTAATGGGAATAGTTCCTTCTGGACACCTTCCATTCAAGTGCCACATCTGGGTAACATTCCTTGATGAACCTAGTTTCATCTTTGAAGCAACTTTGTTTTCACCAAAAACACCTTCCGGATGAAAGTTTGGGGTCATCTGGTTTATCATAAAAGGAAACACACAACCTTTAGAACACCATGGATGCTAGAAGTCCaaaccaaaaacacattaatgGTGCTTAAAAGAAGAGGAATGGACCTGGATTTTATGGTTTTTGAGCATTGGATGGTCAAAAGCTGGTTGATGTGAAAGTTTGATGCAGTCAATTATATCTCCATCTGGACTCTGTTCATGGCAAAACACATATGCAGTGGATTAACAAAAAATAAGTCTAAATTTACAGCTTTTTGACAATTTGAAGAGGGAGCAAATGAGTAAATTCTGACTGACCTTAATAGATTTAACAGCGGGCTTGTTCAAGAGCTTCAACTGGTTTTGAACCTCAAGAATTTGGGTAGAAAAGCTGTTTCTGCTAGCACTAGTGGGTGCTGCCATCTCGATAAACAAAACCAACAAGATAACCAAGAACCCCATCATCTTCCCCCCGCTCTGCATCTCCATAGCCATTAAACACACCCccaaaactaaattgaaaaagaaaaaaaaaaaggttcaagCTAGTGCCCTAGAGGTTAAGgcaatgaaaaagaagaaaaggagatGAACTTGACATTGATTTTCAATCCTGCAAAAAACCTCCACCAACCTTCCACTGTTATTATAACACACAACAATACTGTAAAGACAAAAACATAAAGGTCCCCTTTAGCTATATTTTTTTTCCCACAAGAATCCAACCCTACTGCCGACGCTTCTCTAACTTTTCCATCAACCACTTGTCTTTGCTAAAACAAATGTggtgaaatgaagaagaagaagaagatagatAAAATTAACAGGAAgatgctattattattattattattattattttgattgttaGAAGGAAAAGGAAGAGAGACACACATGAtccatttaaatttaactttattttgaaCTATTGTCTCATTGTGGGTCTTCCACTAGCAATAGTTTGAAGTGAGGGTGGTGGGTGATTTGTACTGATTCGAAAACCCAGACAAACTTTTCAAGCAAAGgggacaccatttttttgtccACTTATTCACGTGAATCTACATTTATATTCCTCTCTCTTTCTAAAATGAATATCTTACTAAAGTCTCAAATAACTACGTAATTTGGCTTCACATTCATGACAAGCATAGTAAGAAAATGTGATATTTGGcggaaaaatctgatttgtaaTCCTCCTATTAAAAAGTAATAGGATGATGTAgaatcataattttatacaatccattctttatcaaattttaacctCTCTTTTATTACGGAAAAAAGGATAATACAAAACATGGATATTATCTCcttctaatagtttaatatcacataagtaattttatcttgaattttaaaattttcatttaagtttgattttgttcgaatgaaaatgttaaagttcaaaagaaaaatattgataTGACTTTAAACTATTGGAAAAGAAATAGAGGTGACGTGACGTGACGTGACGTCATTATTTCATACAATCATTTTCCACTTTATTACATTATTATTGCTCATTGAATTATTGAGAAGCATGTTCACAAATATCATCTTTGTAcatcttttattttagaattaagtTATGGTTAAATTCTtctattagtccttgtacttagcaaaatttgttaaattcattaaataaagttttgctattaccaaaatttaatgtGTCGAACATATCatcatatgtgtaatgtcatgtcGGCTTATTATTTCCACGTACTACTCACTAAAAATCCAATTTTTGCATTAAGActataatttcacaatttgaaaagtatagggacttagaatGAAACAATTggagaaaatggactaaatctacaactatACGTATAGTACatgactagtaattgaatttagcCAAACAGATTTAACTGCTATTGTTTGGGCcagaactaaaatttcaaagtctaaaaagtacagggactaaactttaccaatttgaaaagtataaagactgaatttgattaaataaaagtacagagactaaatttacaatttttacaaagtataaggactaatagcaaaatttaaccattaagtTATGCATATGATGTGAGTATTTGAATTTACGACAGACATATCTATTTTCTGTTTTACAGCATTGCCTTATTTCAAAATCATGGAAAGAAAGTCAATTGAATCTTAGTTTAATTGGCATGAGCATTGTTGCCAATATATGAGGATGTGGGTTCAAGTGTGCTGAAACGTATTATCCTCCTTTTTATGGGTTAGGGAGGGACTATGAgtagttctaagcattgtgtcaaaaagaacatatatgatcagaacctataatgaaattgttaaaaaaaattttcagtttCACTTTATGTAATTATAATGCATGGGTCTCTAATTTCAATATGGACATTTGTTATGGATAAGTTTTCTTCGGTTCTTTTTTGTCCTTTAtctattatattttgtattgatttaattttacattgtaattttttatatttgtctTGTACTTGTCAATGTACTGGATTTGTAAGAGTAAAACTAAAACAACtatataataagataattaGTAAAAAGTAAGATTCAATTAAGCACTTGTCCATTTAAATTAATCTTTGGGATGTGAGTTTAAGGGTAtctttgtttcattgaaaatgacTTCTGGAAAATTACTTATTTTCctgaaaaagttaatattttttggtgtttgaaTGAAtctgtataaaatattttctgttgtttgatagatttcttaaaaatatttcataaaagttgttttcaatgaaacaaacaaacatttgagatttttgggcaatttaccaaaaaagccttttttttaaatttactgaaatgggcccggtattttattatttaccggaatggaccTTTTccggcaaatcgcgtccacgtcagcgcgatgtcaggggacgtgccaggaaatcgcggccacgtcaacgcgctttgctgacgtggcaacaaattgCGTCCACTAGGGgtgatttgttgccacgtcatcaaagcgcgctgacgtggtcGCGATTTCCCCTAATACCCCacccttttttttcacaaattaatcatctctcaaatttcctctcagTTTCCtctaaatttcctctcaattttgGTGTTGAGAGGAGGCAttgcaaataattaaataagatatttCGAAAGAAGGTGGAAAGGAAGACTAAAGCATATTGAcgataaagttaaaaataaataaattgagagaaatttaaaaaaaattagagtcaaaattttaaagagtcAAAAAGTTCTTTCACAATTATTCATAgtgatttaaaaataagaattacaaaattagcaattaataaaaata
This region includes:
- the LOC105766526 gene encoding uncharacterized protein LOC105766526; translation: MAMEMQSGGKMMGFLVILLVLFIEMAAPTSASRNSFSTQILEVQNQLKLLNKPAVKSIKSPDGDIIDCIKLSHQPAFDHPMLKNHKIQMTPNFHPEGVFGENKVASKMKLGSSRNVTQMWHLNGRCPEGTIPIRRTRKDDLLRASSIKAFGKKRHKTIPQPKSADPDLITQSGHQHAIAYVDEEKYYGAKATINVWEPKIQQPNEFSLSQIWILGGSFGEDLNSIEAGWQVSPDLYGDNHTRLFTYWTSDAYQATGCYNLLCSGFIQINNEIAMGASIYPVSSYHDSQYDISLLVWKDPKEGNWWLQFGNSYVLGYWPAFLFSYLSDSASMIEWGGEVVNSESDGQHTSTQMGSGHFPKEGFGKSSYFKNIQIVDGSNNLRVPKDIATFTEQSNCYDVQTGKGGNWGSYFYYGGPGRNANCP